The Electrophorus electricus isolate fEleEle1 chromosome 19, fEleEle1.pri, whole genome shotgun sequence genome has a segment encoding these proteins:
- the cldn1 gene encoding claudin-1 — protein MPNICQTFRYQYVCCSSAKRVTELLHLTPFLIGGLQPIDEMANGGIQLLGFSLAFFGVIGLIVSTTMTEWKMSSYAGDNIITAQALYVGLWQSCVHQSTGQLQCKIEDSLLKLPVEIQAARGFMLAGIFLGAIAILVAMVGMKCTKCLSEDMQTKSKVALTGGVIFIIAGISAFVATIWYGENVRQQFYDPMTPTNAKYEFGKALYIGWGAAALSIIGGSMLSCTCGSKSSTEKAPRYPASRPGPAKQAGSGYV, from the exons ATGCCGAACATCTGTCAAACCTTCAGGTATCAGTACGTCTGCTGCAGTTCTGCCAAGCGCGTAACAGAACTTCTGCATCTCACTCCTTTTTTAATTGGTGGACTTCAGCCTATAGACGAAATGGCCAATGGCGGCATACAGCTACTCGGATTTTCCTTAGCTTTTTTTGGAGTCATAGGTTTAATAGTCTCCACGACCATGACTGAATGGAAAATGTCGTCCTATGCAGGTGATAACATTATCACGGCTCAGGCGCTGTACGTAGGGCTGTGGCAGTCGTGTGTGCATCAAAGCACCGGTCAGTTACAATGTAAAATCGAAGACTCGTTGTTAAAACTACCAG TGGAAATCCAGGCTGCACGTGGTTTCATGTTGGCTGGGATTTTTCTGGGTGCCATTGCCATCCTGGTGGCAATGGTGGGCATGAAGTGTACCAAATGTCTGTCTGAGGACATGCAGACCAAGAGCAAAGTGGCTCTTACTGGAGGGGTTATCTTTATCATCGCAG GTATTTCAGCCTTTGTTGCCACTATCTGGTATGGTGAAAATGTCAGACAGCAGTTCTATGATCCGATGACTCCGACTAATGCAAA GTATGAGTTTGGCAAAGCGCTGTATATCGGCTGGGGTGCCGCTGCACTAAGCATCATCGGAGGCAGTATGCTCAGCTGTACCTGCGGAAGCAAGAGTTCTACGGAAAAGGCGCCTCGATACCCAGCCTCCCGCCCTGGTCCGGCCAAGCAGGCGGGCTCCGGATACGTGTAA
- the zgc:153913 gene encoding carboxypeptidase N subunit 2 — MASSHTIILFALLQLPFYGVLSRTNATCPGPCQCFSITTMICSDDQMMALPADIPPQVRTLIVVASSVGAVAFREEVHLTKLVLLNNPVNMVSSHAFEQLTGLEELEISGSPLMAIESGAFQTLCKLSTLLLNNNKLKILPPGILDVLQRLQTLQLRGNGLQYLGTKHLHNLHNLQHLDLSFNQLPSPDEDFLSGLDQLKTLDLGLNQIRSLLKGIFSATLQLRILSLRGNQVTNLPQGIFTQLKSLEELNLRDNRVSELSAGVFPGSLKKLVLRGNGLVQLPSTAFGDLRYLTHLDLSHNRLSTIPAELLQNLSSLEYFSISANQISELHGTSFQGLLNLKTIHLQANNLSFLEADLFKDQEEMSRLFLSRNRLQSLPYGFFESFGIESLVQLHDNPWHCNCSLLYLREWLEYSSGAVEEVSQILCFSPEPVRGKRLASLGKDQLVCTNSSEAKSRDDATGPTDVEISTSAASKTKHCSLQDINGTLVIKCRLMKCSNLKVETHFHLVDGSTFTHMQTAKWPKHTQCLSGTVTLTV; from the coding sequence ATGGCCAGCAGTCACACCATCATTTTATTTGCCCTGCTTCAGCTGCCCTTCTACGGCGTCTTGAGCCGCACCAATGCCACCTGCCCTGGCCCCTGCCAGTGCTTCTCCATCACTACCATGATTTGCTCGGATGATCAGATGATGGCTTTGCCCGCAGACATCCCCCCACAGGTGAGAACTCTGATCGTTGTGGCGTCCAGCGTGGGGGCTGTCGCCTTCCGAGAAGAGGTCCATCTGACGAAGCTTGTGCTCCTCAACAACCCTGTTAATATGGTCTCCTCTCACGCCTTCGAGCAGCTGACTGGTCTAGAGGAGCTGGAGATCAGCGGGAGTCCGCTCATGGCCATAGAGTCTGGGGCCTTCCAAACCCTGTGCAAACTCAGCACGCTTCTCCTGAACAATAACAAGCTGAAGATTTTACCTCCAGGTATCCTTGATGTTCTCCAGAGGCTCCAGACCCTACAGCTGAGAGGAAACGGCCTCCAATACCTGGGCACCAAGCACCTTCACAACCTCCACAACCTCCAGCACCTTGACCTGTCCTTCAACCAGCTTCCATCGCCAGATGAAGACTTCCTGAGTGGTCTGGACCAGCTGAAGACCTTGGACCTGGGCTTGAACCAGATCAGATCTTTGCTGAAAGGCATCTTCAGTGCCACACTGCAACTACGGATCCTCTCACTCCGAGGAAACCAGGTCACCAATCTCCCACAGGGCATTTTTACCCAGTTGAAGAGCTTGGAGGAACTGAATCTCAGAGACAACAGAGTTTCAGAACTTAGTGCTGGGGTGTTCCCCGGCAGTCTGAAGAAGCTCGTGCTCAGAGGAAACGGCCTGGTGCAGCTCCCCTCCACTGCGTTTGGTGACCTTCGGTATCTCACTCACCTGGACCTGTCCCACAACCGGCTGTCCACCATCCCTGCAGAGCTATTACAGAACCTTTCCAGCTTGGAGTACTTCAGCATATCTGCAAATCAGATCTCTGAGCTCCATGGCACCTCTTTCCAAGGGCTGCTCAACCTCAAAACCATTCATCTGCAGGCAAACAACCTGAGCTTCCTGGAGGCGGATCTCTTCAAAGACCAAGAAGAGATGTCGCGGCTCTTCCTGTCCAGAAACAGACTGCAGAGCCTTCCCTATGGCTTCTTCGAGTCCTTTGGCATTGAAAGCCTGGTGCAGCTCCATGACAACCCATGGCACTGCAACTGCAGCCTGCTCTACCTCCGCGAGTGGTTGGAATACAGCAGCGGTGCAGTGGAGGAGGTCAGTCAGATCCTGTGCTTTAGCCCTGAGCCCGTCCGTGGCAAGAGGCTGGCCTCCCTGGGTAAGGATCAGCTCGTCTGCACAAACAGCTCAGAAGCCAAGTCAAGGGATGACGCCACTGGACCAACGGACGTGGAGATCTCCACCAGTGCCGCCTCTAAAACCAAACACTGCAGCCTCCAAGATATCAATGGCACCTTGGTCATTAAATGCAGACTTATGAAATGTTCCAACTTAAAGGTTGAGACTCATTTTCATCTGGTTGACGGGAGCACTTTTACTCATATGCAAACAGCAAAATGGCCAAAACACACTCAGTGCTTAAGTGGGACTGTAACACTCACTGTTTAA